The Temnothorax longispinosus isolate EJ_2023e chromosome 4, Tlon_JGU_v1, whole genome shotgun sequence genome has a window encoding:
- the LOC139811902 gene encoding N-alpha-acetyltransferase 30, giving the protein MDTDKMVENNSAGVSGPEAAGKIKAMKRDSIADVTTLDIKSRLSLETTEACSEPHVNGVVQVNGICDSPQRTAAVTDHPPQSKTMETSHLNQHEQAGLSMESKDNDIQYVSYTSELQMPDIMKLIQKDLSEPYSIYTYRYFIHNWPKLCFLAMHGEECVGAIVCKLDIHRKVIKRGYIAMLAVDVKYRKRKIGSNLVRQAIQAMVEDDADEVVLETEITNRPALRLYENLGFVRDKRLFRYYLNGVDALRLKLWLR; this is encoded by the exons atggaTACGGACAAGATGGTGGAGAATAATAGCGCGGGAGTGAGCGGCCCGGAGGCGGCTGGCAAAATCAAGGCGATGAAACGTGACTCGATAGCGGACGTCACAACCTTAGACATTAAGTCACGTCTCAGTTTGGAGACCACGGAGGCTTGCAGCGAGCCGCACGTCAACGGGGTGGTTCAGGTGAACGGTATCTGCGACTCCCCTCAAAGAACTGCCGCCGTCACCGATCATCCCCCGCAATCTAAAACAATGGAAACTAGTCATTTAAACCAACATG AACAAGCAGGATTATCCATGGAAAGTAAAGACAACGATATCCAATATGTTAGCTATACAAGTGAATTACAAATGCCTgatattatgaaattaatacagAAGGACCTAAGTGAACCATATTCTATTTAcacatatagatattttattcataactGGCCGAAATTGTGCTTCCTG GCGATGCATGGTGAAGAATGCGTTGGTGCCATTGTCTGCAAACTAGACATCCACAGGAAGGTGATAAAGCGTGGCTATATCGCAATGCTGGCGGTCGATGTGAAATATCGGAAACGGAAGATCGGATCAAACCTGGTGAGACAAGCTATCCAGGCGATGGTGGAGGACGACGCTGACGAGGTAGTTCTGGAAACGGAAATCACTAACAGGCCCGCGCTGCGCCTGTACGAAAATCTTGGATTTGTGCGGGACAAACGATTATTTCGATATTACTTAAATGGCGTGGATGCGTTGCGACTGAAATTATGGCTCAGGTGA